The Streptomyces sp. TLI_105 DNA segment GCGCTGGAGCCCGCCGGGCCTGCCGGGGTGTTCGAGACCGCTGGGACCGCCGGTGCACTCGGGGCCGTCGGGCCCACGGGCCCGGTCGCCGGGCTCCCCGCGGCGGCCGTCGCCGACAGGCGGATCAGCCGGGACTCGCAGTGGTCCAGCCAGCGGGCCTCCGCCTCGGTCTGGAAGATCAGCTGCTCCAGGACGAGCAGCCAGGCCACGTCGTCCCGCTCCCGGGCCCCGCCGCCCTCGACGGCGAGCAGGGCCCGCGCCTTGAGCCGGGTGTAGTCCTGCATCGCCTTCACGGTGTGCCGGCGCTGGGACTGGATGACGTCGCGGATGTCGACGCCGGGCGCGCCCACGGCCATGGCGAGCTTGATGGCCAGCTCGTCACGGGCGGGGCTGGTGCGGTCCACCGGCTTCTCGAACCAGGTCCTGAGCTCGGCGCGGCCGCTGTCGGTGATCGCGTAGAGCGTGTGCCCGGCGGCGTCCTCGCCGCCCTGGGCGACCATGCCGTCGCGCTCGAGCCGGTTGAGCGTCGTGTAGACCTGGCCGACGTTGAGCGGCCAGGTGGAGCCGGTGCGGGACTCGAACTCCGTACGGAGCTGGGAGCCGTAGCGAGGGCCGCGTTCGAGGAGGGCGAGGAGCCCGTGGCGGATCGACATACTCAGTATGTATACCGGGTATGTCGCGACGGACAACCGTCCTGAGAGGGAAGCGGGAGGTCCGACTCAAGGGGGACCCCGACGGTCCCGACGGAGTCAGCGGCGGCGCATCCGGAGCCCGAGGAAGCCGATCCCGAACCCCATCAGGGCCAGCCCCACGCCCAGGGTGAGCACGGGAATCCGCTGGTCGCCGAGGGTGGGCGCGGTCTCGTCGCCCAGTCCGGGTGCCGCGGCGGGCAGGCTGGCGGGCGCGGCCTCCGGTGGCAGCGGATCCCCCTCGCGTACCAGCCCGTCCGTCTCCTCGGCGGCGTCGTGCTCGCGCGAGCTTGTAGCGGT contains these protein-coding regions:
- a CDS encoding PadR family transcriptional regulator encodes the protein MSIRHGLLALLERGPRYGSQLRTEFESRTGSTWPLNVGQVYTTLNRLERDGMVAQGGEDAAGHTLYAITDSGRAELRTWFEKPVDRTSPARDELAIKLAMAVGAPGVDIRDVIQSQRRHTVKAMQDYTRLKARALLAVEGGGARERDDVAWLLVLEQLIFQTEAEARWLDHCESRLIRLSATAAAGSPATGPVGPTAPSAPAVPAVSNTPAGPAGSSAPPAPSALSAPAGPAGPGTPAS